In Mustela nigripes isolate SB6536 chromosome 12, MUSNIG.SB6536, whole genome shotgun sequence, one DNA window encodes the following:
- the LOC132027681 gene encoding olfactory receptor 11L1: MKPPNVSSVTEFQLLGFQNLLGWQTLLFAIFLFIYFLTVTGNVVIIAVVSQDQRLHSPMYVLLKHLSFLEIWYTSTIVPLLLANLFSHGQAISFPACMAQLYFFVFFGATECFLLAMMAYDRYLAICKPLHYSFLMSPEICTKLMAISWLTGVGTGFLPCLMISKLDFCGPKQINHFFCDLPPLMQLSCSNVYVTRMVIFILSIAVLCICFLLTLVSYVFIVSTILRIPSASGRMKTFSTCGSHLAVVTIYYGTMISMYVRPNDHLSPEINKIISVFYTVVTPLLNPVIYSLRNQEFKEAVRKVVRKKCGIYRVRVKGGFC; the protein is encoded by the coding sequence ATGAAGCCCCCAAATGTGTCCAGTGTCACTGAATTTCAGCTGCTAGGATTCCAGAACCTTCTTGGATGGCAGACACTGCTCTTTGCCATCTTCCTATTcatctattttctcacagtcaCAGGAAATGTTGTCATTATTGCAGTGGTGAGCCAGGACCAGCGGCTGCACTCACCCATGTATGTACTTCTCAAACACCTCTCATTTCTGGAGATCTGGTATACATCCACCATTGTGCCCCTTCTCCTAGCCAACCTGTTCTCTCACGGCCAAGCCATCTCCTTCCCTGCCTGTATGGCACAGCTTTActtctttgtgttctttgggGCTACTGAGTGCTTTCTTCTGGCCATGATGGCCTATGACCGATAcctggccatctgcaaaccactCCACTACTCTTTCCTTATGAGTCCTGAGATCTGCACCAAGTTGATGGCAATCTCCTGGTTGACAGGTGTAGGCACAGGATTTCTGCCCTGCCTAATGATTTCCAAATTGGATTTCTGTGGTCCTAAGCAGATCAATCATTTCTTCTGTGATCTCCCTCCCCTCATGCAGCTCTCATGTTCCAATGTGTATGTCACCAGGATGGTCATTTTCATCCTGTCAATTGCAGTGCTGTGCATTTGCTTTCTTCTTACACTTGTGTCCTATGTTTTCATTGTATCTACCATACTGAGAATCCCTTCAGCATCTGGACGGATGAAGACCTTTTCCACATGTGGCTCCCATTTGGCTGTTGTCACTATCTACTATGGGACCATGATCTCTATGTATGTTCGCCCCAATGACCACCTGTCACCTGAAATCAACAAgatcatttctgttttctacacTGTGGTCACCCCACTCCTGAACCCTGTTATATACAGTTTGAGGAATCAAGAATTCAAAGAGGCAGTTAGAAAAGTCGTGAGAAAAAAGTGTGGTATCTATAGAGTAAGAGTGAAGGGGGGTTTCTGTTAG